In Vanessa atalanta chromosome 9, ilVanAtal1.2, whole genome shotgun sequence, the genomic window CTAAATGGGTCTTTGTAACATAATACGTTCATATGTTACAAAACTTGACCCACTTCAGAACAAACGTCATGACAAGACGGTATCTACGAGTCGTTAAACTCCTCCGCTAACTCTGGCTGTAATATCCGAAGTACTAATACAAACAAGCATCTGCAGTGCGAGACAATGGCTTGACCTTAATGTACGCGTGATATCACAATTGTTATCAGTTTGCGATTAGATACCGTCGCGAGCGCACCGCACGCCACCTCGCCGCCCGACTCGCGCCGCCGCGCGCCGGACACCTGCAGTCACAGTGTCAGTGGTCACGACGCTACTCCGACAGCGCAACCGTCATCGCGCTGTAACATGAGGAGCAAGGATCGGCTGGAGGAGTTGAGGCATGTGAGTAGGAATGCCATAAGAGGCTGTCACGAGTTCTAGGGAATCGTTACAAAATGATTAGTTAATGTGATATTGATACTTTGGATTCGTAATGAGACCATAATAGACTCGATCGTCCACTATCAATATAAATGCGAGATAGTTCATGTTAATGCaatgtgaataattataatcgtaAGTAAGTTTTAAGCGACTACGTCACAGTCAGCGTGATACAGATTTTAAAGACATGACAAGAGTGCAATAAACATGAACTACATTATCGAATGTGTGTGAGCGACTCGTACAATATTTATGagttaaaattacatacaaataagcTCGATAACTTTATTTGTCAGTCGGAAGACATTAGTACAGAGACCGAACATTTGTacggaattaattaataaatcgtcAGCTATTTGTAACTTTGGAAACACGAAGGTTAAAGTCGTTGAAGTACGGTATTTGTCATTCGATATAATATGATAAGGTGAGAACTGTGATATTCGAGTGTAAACTACAAGAGCACCGACACCTCGCCCTCCGCACTGAGCCGACTGCTCAGTCGCTGACTCTCGATGTTATGTTTTGTCTTGGCAATCCTTCATATTATTTACCTTCTTATTTACCTTATAACTTTGATAATTCtgaactataatttaaatgtgtcctataatatcatttaaatattctcaatTATGTATACATCTCTTGAAGTTCATTATTTACTAGAAATAGTATCATcacgtacataatattatttgattgcaGAAACTTGTATGAACATATGTCGGTATTGTTTTCAGCTGGCGAGCAATGCGGGCGTGTACAACGAAACGGTCATGGAGGTCCCGCCAGAGGAATCGAACGTCGACGTCGACGACCTCTTCAAAGAGGTCAGTTTCATTTTCTGTTCGTGCTCGGATGATATTATTGGATTAATGAGAAaacgaagaaaaaatatatgatgtaatgAGCAATTCCCATTGgcaaaaaaggaaataaagcCTAAGAGTTATCAAAACGACTCGAATGGTTACGTTACCTTAAACAAAACTtggaaattttcattatttaaaaatgtcacaTGCGTCTGGCCGTATTGTTGTCCATAAGTACATTATTTCAAGTTTAAAATACAATCTAACGTAACCGTTTGTCGGGGCACGTGTAATTAATGCGCGCGtaccgcccgcgccgcccgtgTGCCCATTGTGTTAATTAAGCTTATTAATTGTTTACGCAAAacgtttataatacaacaataacaGTTTCATTTGTTTAACCTACATTCTTCTAATTTGGTCACATACATACTAGGCTCAATACTTTCCTCTCTTTTATCTTGGCTTATCGTCGGTGCGGTGCGCTCTGCACTGTTGCTACTTTGTATCGCCATCTTAAATGATTTCGTAAGGCAGTACATATAAAGTACGGTGATTGTTGACTCAAATGACTGTCACACAGCACACTATTCACTAAATGGTGTACGCTCGACGGCCTGTGCCGGCGCACGGCGCGCGGCGCGTTGCGGCTCAAGGTGACGGAGATGCGAGCGTTGCGCGTTGTTgacattaaactttattaatccAGGATGACATCACGTTGCTCACTCCATCACTCCACGTAACATTCAGGATCATCGTATTACAATGTGTCACTTCAAATCTAAGCGACTCAATAAATTGTTACGAGGCATGTTGCAGTTTACATGTGACAGAGTTGTAACGTGATGAGGCAAACGTGCGCGAATAATGAATAACAACTTAATGAAGGAATATATTTCTGAAAACTACTCGTTCCACTTGataagaatgaaaatatttagtttttatgatttaaaataaatattaacttagtaTTTAGGTACTATTACACAGTTTTTGATTATACGGAGAgtcattaaatcaaaatatcttGTTACAAGCctgtaaataatcttttgttgTATTCTCAATGTAGCATTAACCGTATTATTAATTTCACCGGCAATATCGCTCACATtgcaatactaataataattttatatcctacACAATTATCGCGAATATCAGACAGAACCCCGACTCGGCATCGTACGACTGCATCGTACCTAccacataatataattacctaAAGCTACTAAATCTACTTATTCGAATTGTAAACTGTGTCGTCGCTATCATTTCTGTGTTTTTAGAGGCTAACCAATCCCTCATAGAACATGTTATGCCTGGACTCTAAGTACTTTGTTGATCATTGACGACCAGTTCCTATAAGTataaccaaaataataattattcatgaaCGTTATATATCTGCAATCGTAGTAGGTAATTCCTTTTGCGTGTGATTTTCctcttcaaaatattattagtaacataTAAGCAGGCTGGTTATGGAAGATAGAATGATAATAAATGAGAAGCTCCGGATATTCCAGGTGGAGAGCATCCGCGGGTGGATCCACGAGATGAACCACAACACCCAACTCATTCGCCGCCTACACTCCGACCCAACTTACCACACGAACAAGcgttagtttttttattcttatttctttctatttataaagatttttgtgattgtattgaattttaaattggttACGAAACATCAAAAACTTAAAAGAAGTTTTTCAGAAACACAAGCTTAGTACAATAAAGGTACTTGTAATTTAAAGTgaaaaagttaatttgtaatattctaCAATATGTTATTTTCCAAATGATATTAGGGATGCagggatattttatattaattaatacaatcatTGAAATTTGATCCAGACTTGCAGGACCAACTGGACTCGGTGGTGTCGCAGTCGAATGCAATAGGACTGAAGGTGTGCGGAGCGCTGCGCCAGCTGGAGGCGCGTGCGCGTGCCGCGGCCTCGGCGCGAGGCGCGGCGGCGCGCATCACGCGCCTGCAGTACGCCGCCACTCGCCGCCTGTACGCAGAGGCTCTCGACCGCCACCAACTCGCACTGCAGCTGCTGCGCGACTACCAGCATCGTTTGCTGCAGGATCAAATTAAGCTCAGTgagttataacatataaatatcgttgtactagttttttatttatatttacattatgggCCTCGTTGCCTGCCAATTGATACATCATCAAAGATTTTTACCTCTACAGATTACAGTAACCTCATCTAGACAATCTTTTAGATGCAAACTCTACTATGATAATTGTGGAGTGATGGAAGAGTTTCGTAAATATCTACTGTACAAATAGCTAGTTTTCATGAAATCTTGGGTGCCTTGAGTGCAAATTTATACGACTTTTTTTGGGAACAAATTTGTATTTAGTTCTAgaggtaaagcgaatgattggACTTCTCTGTACTAGTTTGTGTCGTCGACGGCACAAAACTAAACTGATACATAACAATTTCAACTAACGGTCTAACTTGTAAGCGTTGTTAGCGTGATTAGTTAAACTGTGATTTCTCTCTTTCagtcatcattgatttgacttTCGAATGAAGTAGACACAGCATTTGTTTTGATCACCCCATCTATACACAAAAATTATGCTTAAAgtggttaattttatattaaaattgccCATTATCAGTGGTAggtataaatgtaatgaaagaGTCAGCCTTATTTAGAACCCGTACTCTAGTCTAGTCTACTGCTATAAATTAGGAATCAGTACATTATTTCGCTAGTCTGTATACTATATAAACACAGGTGACGCGCTGCGTCTTCGCCTTCGTGATACACTATTATTGATGATATGTTAACATGATGggtttgtttttaatgaatccTTAATTTTCGTTATGGAAAGGACGATTATTTAGTTCGCActcacacacatatacacacacatatatatatatatatatatttatctctcAGCTCAACTCTCAATACGTTTAACTTTTCAGAGAAGCAAAGGGTTTTAGTGATATATGTTTAATGCCCTACacaaaataagaaagaaaatagAAAATCTCTCGAAATAAGTATTTCCATACTCCTAACACGTTTCATTTATAAAGATCGACTATAGTGTAACTGTATTTACTTTATTACGGCAAATAATGAATTCGAAATAAAACTGAATAACGGCAAGGGGTGAACGATCGCTGGTTACCTACTTAAGTTGCATTAGCGAAGTGTAAACGAGCGTTAAATTCACTCTCGACgtgttaaattattgttcatCGTGAGAAATGTGGCGGTCAACGCCACATGAGCCTCGATTTGTGACGGTACCTACATTCACTTTTAGgcatattataactaaaaatatattaggtatttaatgtatacaatttttatttttcagcgAATCTCACAATATCCGATGAAGAGTGTGAACATCTTTTAGAATCgaataatatatctctatttgtGGACAACGTGAGTCTCCTTTTATTTTAACTCGTACATAAACATAGTCATTTGCCAGTTTTCATGGATTTTTATATCAATCGAAACGAATAAACTCAAACGCAGTTGTAATATAAACGTCGTGAATATGAGCTAAGCATTGTTATGTAgagtacaattaaaatataattatttattttaaccagGTGACTTACAGGTTGAATACCTGAGGGTATGTAGTCACATTCGGCATAAGACTGACACCTACCGCAAAAACACAACTTATTCGACTGTGGAATGTATTATGTCAAGATTCCCGTGCAAGAATAACACTGTCTTATCCCCATACTTAGTttccaatattaatatttaccaaATATTATACGAATCCGTACAAGATTATTCAGATGTTAAAAAAGAGAGGGGGTagctttacataaatattataagatgaCTTATAGAAGCGAAACAACATAGCatcataatagtaaataaaatgttttttttaacaaacctATGTCCAAAGTTTGCCTGCGTGTTAACTTAGCCTTCGTCGCTAATCGTAACAGTTACGCGCGGAGACGGCAGAGGCGCGACTGGCTCTGCGCGAGGCGGAGGTGCGGCGAGACGAACTCGTTCGCGTCGAGGCCTCGTTGCAATCTGTGCGGGACCTGTTCGTGCAGCTCGCGCACCTCGTCGCTGTGCAAGTGAGCTTtcgtcaaaataaatcaaaataataaaaaaaagcaattgtaCTTTTCCCAGAACTACGACCctatttatttgttgtataagttttttttatctagGTAGCAAATaaagtcaatattaataatgtgtttctttaaataaaaaaactctaaaaaatattatcaaacaaatataagttttttttttttagcaagaACAAATCGATAGTGTAGAATACTACGCGCTGCAAGCAACTGAGCACGTGGAGAGCGGTGGACAGCAACTACTTAAGGGTACAGTCAGTCGCAGGAAGGCGAAGAAGGTAAGATACTTcctgtaattatttttgaacttaaactaatctaagttaaactatttaatttttaaatagttaaacttAAGAAAagcttacattattaattaaattttatgtatattaataatataacaatgcaAGGAaaggttgtttatttattaaatctttagttcattataaatatattttattctaaataacaattcttgaatatgtacattactGCCTGACAACGGCTTCCGCATGCGTAAGAAATAGTATTCTGCCAGACATTCGGCCACAGTGGTCTAATCCATTATTTGCTCGATAAGATAACGATTTCATAGGCAGTTAAATTACGATTTATAGTACAGTGATacgaaatcaaaaatatttcaaaattcaattacCCAACAGAACTTCAATTATATCAGTGGATAGATTGAAACCAGCATACACGCGTATCGACTCAGAGGTCAGCGACCAGTTCAAAATGCAACAAACGCGTAGCGATGAAAAAGAGAACATCTTGAAACCCAGTCAAGAACCCGccgaattaaaaaacaataaattcaaaataactaGAAGTGACAGAATTGTACGCCCAGTAGTTAGATTTGCCAACTAGACAAAAGTGCAAATGTAATACAAActgcaataatataaataagtcaaaACAACAGCTGACttcattacttatttattaatatatatatatatatatatatatcacatttaaataaaggGGGAAACTATGTAGATAACCTACATTAACATCAGCAAGTTCTGCAATGACGCATGTTGTAACCTACTACAACGCAATTTGTAAACTTTTAACGCATCAAAATGTATATCAGCAAATTCTGTAATGACGCACGTTTCTaactactataaatatacaacgcTTCGAAATACAGATAGCAATAGCaatcaataaatcaatcaatccgTTATTCGCGCATCTCTCGACTTTTACTTATCTCCTGCACACCAAACTGGTCTTGTCACCACAGTGTCATGTAGCAACGAACAGTACTGCAGTATCTGTGTATGAGGAGAGTTCAAGTGCGCTGAGTAAAACCATAAGACCATGACCCAAGTTAAccagataaaatacatataacgtgtccaaaattatatgatttaaaacatattgaatttgaaatgtttagtaagtaatatattttcctaatttaatattgttattacagaaaaaaatggGACTTATTATTTGTCTCGCATCTGGGTTCCTCATAGTGCTGCTGGTGCTCGTGTGCACGTGACAGACAGCAGGGCGAGATGAGCGTGGGACTAAAGTGCATGAGTACCGCTGGGAGCTGGACGGGTGAACGAAgcacttaattaattatttatttattgtacaaccTAGTCATGTTACTAATAAATTACTGTAAGAAtgcatacgattttttttttttaaatccaattttCACTgcctttaaatatacaaatcattTTGTCTTCTGATATTTACTTGGTAGGTAGGTACCGCTCATTCATATTGTTCTCGGtttctacaggcacaaggcataAAGCATAACAttcaggttggtggcgcattggcgatgcctATGGGAAGTAGTgaccaatttaaaattaaacgaactTTTCAAGTGAGTGAGGAAAGTGAAGTGAGTTGTGTCGGCAAGTGTGTCACGTAAACATACGTTGATTGAAGTTATTATACTACCCCGCGTCTTAGTCTCAACGAAAAGACGAAGAATACGACAAGCGTCGCTTATTCGCTGCAGCAATTTTAGTTTTGATGTTTCGTTGGACATAATCAATTGTATGGCCTGCGACAGCGCGGCCAATGCAATTACAATTTGACTTTGTTTTTGCAGCATTGTAGTGTCTCTTTTAAAGAGTACATATATCGGGTACTGCAACCTAGGCTTCTGGATTTAAAACAGGCACCAATAGATAGTTACAAATAAGCGATATTAAGCATTCTAATGATAACTATCGTTATATACCTGTTACCTATCTTATACCTTCTTTGAAAGACCTTTTTAATTTCCTGCCCTCTTGTCGCGATATCTGTGtg contains:
- the LOC125066255 gene encoding syntaxin-1B-like, with translation MRSKDRLEELRHLASNAGVYNETVMEVPPEESNVDVDDLFKEVESIRGWIHEMNHNTQLIRRLHSDPTYHTNKHLQDQLDSVVSQSNAIGLKVCGALRQLEARARAAASARGAAARITRLQYAATRRLYAEALDRHQLALQLLRDYQHRLLQDQIKLTNLTISDEECEHLLESNNISLFVDNLRAETAEARLALREAEVRRDELVRVEASLQSVRDLFVQLAHLVAVQQEQIDSVEYYALQATEHVESGGQQLLKGTVSRRKAKKKKMGLIICLASGFLIVLLVLVCT